The nucleotide window GAAACTCCTGCTCCACAGGTTGATCCTAAGGAGCTTTTCAAAGCAATTTACATTTCATTACTCGGGCAGAGCTCAGGCCCTAAAGCAGGATGGTTCCTATCTTCGTTTGAAAAGGAGTTCCTGGTAGAAAGATTTGAGGAAGCTTCAAATTATAGCCCTGAAAAACACGCATAAACATGATAAATCGCAAACATGGATAAAACAGACACTTTTAGCCTCGCAGATTCACAGGCAAGCTCCACGAAAAATCACTTTCTGGCCTGGGACAAAGAATACACCCACCTGAAATGGGGTGGGCCAGCCCCTATCCGGGATTTCCAGACTCGTCTTCTGCCCGGATCCAGGGTTCTTGATGCAGGCTCAGGAAACGGCAGATATCTTGGTGAACTTGTAAGGCATTACAACACAATAGGAATTGACATTTCTTTAACAGCCCTTAATGTTTCCAGAGATCAGCTTGCAAGGAGTGGCAGGTTCGCAGAGCACCTTGGTGCAAGTATCCTGGATCTGCCCTTCAAAACCCGAACTTTTGACGGAGTTCTCTGTTACGGGGTACTTCAGCATCTCTTCAAAGCAGAAAGGGAACTTGCTGTCAAGGAACTCACTCACATACTGAAAGAGGGAGGTTTTTTCTTCTTTGAGGCCTTCGGCTATAAAGATATGCGTTGCGGAGGAGAAACTTCAATCCCTTTTGAAGAGAGGACTTTTGCCCGACAAAATGGAATAATCTATCACTATTTTACTAAAGAAGAGGTCAGGGCCCTTTTCAAGGATTTAGAGATTATAGAGTTGGAAGATGCAATAAAAGAAAAAAACTTCAGAGGGACAGTTTACAGGAGGCATCTGATAAAAGGAATCTTTCGAAAACCTTGAATTCCTTCTCTCAAAATTTAGAAAAAAGCTTTACCGAAAACTTTTTAGAAAAAAGTTTTATCAAAAACTACATAAAAAAGCTTTATCGAAAACTTTTTAGAAAAAAGTTTTATCAAAAACTACATAAAAAAGCTTTATCGAAAACTTTTTAGAAAAAAGTTTTATCAAAAACTACATAAAAAAGTTTATCAAAAAGAATTTAAAAATTTTTATCAAATGTCTTCTCGTATCTTTAAATTCCTTTAGTTTTTTACCTATTTATTTATACGAAAGCTATTTTTAGATAGTTCAGCACAATTATAACAAGCGCCCCTATAACGCCCCCTATTGCGCAGATAAGAACTGCTACCCAGGTAATTGCGATTTCAAGTCCGAACAAAAGTTTTGCCGCCGTAAGGACTAGGACCCCAAGTACTGCATTTATTGCAAGGCTGGTTGCGGTCTTCAGGACTTTATATAGGACAAAGGCCACTACGATTGCCAGAATCAGTACTAAAACTTCTATAATTTCAACTACCATAATCCTACTTAGGGGCTCAACTTATTTATAATTATCACCGAGTTTTATAATACGGTTATAAGCCATAAAGATTACAATCAGGGTTTGGCAGGGCATCCAATGGCGTTTCTTTCGAAAAGAAGGATAACGTCAGGCTTTTATTCTCAAAGAGACCGGATAAATTCAATAATAATTTTATTAAGTGAGGTTTTGTCCGGATAAGCTCTTGCCTTAAGTAAATGGTCTGGATTTCCCAATACCATTGCCGAGACTGCTTTATCAGGGCTGTAAACACATAGCACGGGAATTCCCAGTACAAGGGCTCTGCAGATTTCATAACCCACACCTGTGGAAGGTACTGTTACTTCTGCAATCAGGGCATCACTTTTTACAAGCAAACCCATATCCCTGGCATAGATTTCTTCTTCTGTCATTTTCATTTCGGTTTTTTCCAGCTCAGGGTCTGCAACGTGCCAGCTTAGCACTTCAGCCCCTGCCTCTTCGAGAGTGTCAAACATAAACCTGTATGTTTCAAGCAGTTGCCTTCCTCCACGGATAGAGCCAGACAAGAAGATCTTGGGGCTTCTTTTTTCCGAAACCTTCATTTTTTCCAGTTTTTCCATATTTCTTTCACCTTTCAGCCTGTTTTTCCGGCAATTCCGGCTTTTACTGTACACCCCTGAAATAATGTCCGGTCGTAAAGCCCTTTCCAAGCTTCTCGCAATTTTCAGATCCCTTTTTCCCGGTTTCAAGATAAGTATCAATTGCTTTTCTGTAAGCTCGGGTCACTTTTCGGATCTCATCCGGATTATCCATTCCCAGAGTTTCAACCCTCAGGCTTGAAACTCCGCTTTCGAGAATTTCAGGAAGATACTCAAGCATGCAGAGTGATCTTGAGTTAAGGAGATGCAGCCTGCATTCATAATCCATGAGCAGGGGAAACTCGTAATTTTTTTCATCTACCAGTGTAAACTTTCCTGA belongs to Methanosarcina barkeri 3 and includes:
- a CDS encoding class I SAM-dependent methyltransferase, yielding MDKTDTFSLADSQASSTKNHFLAWDKEYTHLKWGGPAPIRDFQTRLLPGSRVLDAGSGNGRYLGELVRHYNTIGIDISLTALNVSRDQLARSGRFAEHLGASILDLPFKTRTFDGVLCYGVLQHLFKAERELAVKELTHILKEGGFFFFEAFGYKDMRCGGETSIPFEERTFARQNGIIYHYFTKEEVRALFKDLEIIELEDAIKEKNFRGTVYRRHLIKGIFRKP
- a CDS encoding pro-sigmaK processing inhibitor BofA family protein, coding for MVVEIIEVLVLILAIVVAFVLYKVLKTATSLAINAVLGVLVLTAAKLLFGLEIAITWVAVLICAIGGVIGALVIIVLNYLKIAFV
- a CDS encoding nucleoside 2-deoxyribosyltransferase — translated: MEKLEKMKVSEKRSPKIFLSGSIRGGRQLLETYRFMFDTLEEAGAEVLSWHVADPELEKTEMKMTEEEIYARDMGLLVKSDALIAEVTVPSTGVGYEICRALVLGIPVLCVYSPDKAVSAMVLGNPDHLLKARAYPDKTSLNKIIIEFIRSL